Below is a window of Gossypium hirsutum isolate 1008001.06 chromosome A12, Gossypium_hirsutum_v2.1, whole genome shotgun sequence DNA.
tttctcgcaatgtaaacgtttttCACATTGCCAATTATCTTCAATttaaactttagacaatcaatgcgCTAAcgtttgtttgtcacaatttcatcatgcatgcaaaatatagaagacataatagtgaaatatgaaattaattttatttatttatacatcattcaaaaaaatagaaaacggttacatgtttactacaatatgggcacatttcccaacaatttcccacttgccctagtgaagtaaatgtgtcatgtttcaTATTCTCATATCCTCGAtgtgtttgttaaaactcctagttaTAAGAGTCTTAGTAAACGGATCCGCAAGGTTACtttcagaagctactttcatcaCATCTACAATTCCTTCAACTACTACCTCTCATATCAAGTGATACTTCTGATCAATATGTTTCATCCTCTTGTTacttctcatttccttggtaTTTGCTATTCGAGCACTGTTGCACAGTACAGTATTATAGCTTTGTCCATACTAGAAATAACTTCAAGTTTGGTTAAGAACTTTCGAAGCTATATTACTTCTTTTGTTGCCTCAGAAGCAGCCACATACTTGTCCTCCATGGTAGAGTCAGCAGTGCAAGtttgttttacaatttaatcactatactattttttaataatCGATTTATCTCAATCACACTTAGTAATTCAACCCATCAATTCTGAAATATACATGCAATTAttctattataaattatttaataatttgattcattaaatttGGTTTAGAATCGAATTCTCCGACACCGTTGAAAATTAGATCGTTATAAttctctcatttttttaaaattttcgtcctcaaaatttacttaAAAAGGTACGAGGATATTACGATCACATTATTTTATTGGATTCCCAAATAGCCTCCTTGACTACAATCCCATAATCCTTTTAAGGACAATACTACCCTAATTTGCCATCTTTTGTCAAATGTAGTCTAGGAAGGGGACTGTACTTACCCATAGGGgctctttatttttatatatttcaagttgCTGAAGGATCAATCTCCTTTTGATTTGGTGGGAGTCATTGGACGTGTATCCATTATgagccccccccccccccccacatTTAAGCACATTTGATGCATCAGTAAACTCCTGATTTTTGTGCTCAATTCAAAGTAAAACCTTAAGCCTGAATCACTACATCCCAAGTATTTTCATTTTGCATGGTTGCAGTAATTGGGTCCTCTACTGCTAGATCAAACTTTATTCACTTTCTCTTTCAAGCTCCCACCTTTCACATTACTTGGCTTTTAATAGATGGtggtttcaaattttcaattcaagaATCTCAAGCGGGGACTACTTTTATATTGAAAATTAGTGATGAAAGTGAGGGCTGAGTGCATGCGGTCCTTTCACACTATTCATCACTTGGACAGTTGGGTTTGGGCAGTAGTCACGGAAATTGGTAGCTTAGGAGTATTTCATGTCTGAAACACAATAGCTAGAGGCCCAAAGCTGGTCAGTTCTAAGACAGCTGAATTATTAGAGAAACATGGACCCAATTTCTAGCCCCAATGGGAAACTTGTATCTTAAATcctaaaaggaaaagaaaattatgAGGCTTGGGCTTTGACCTAATACTAACAGATTACATCACATGGAGGGCCCAACTGAACTTGATGAGCAACTAAGGGAGGAAATTTTAACTATGTTGCTATCAAACTCTAGTATTATTCACCCGCTTGCGCTGGCTTCTTTTTCAATTCATTCTCTtcatttctaattattttatttgttatatctattaatatcatatatgatttttaatttaacccaaaagattgtttttttttctcttgagtatgaattttaaaaataaaaagtaatcaaATAAGAATGTTGAATCAATTCGCACCGAAATAGTTTTTTTAGTACATCAATTAAGTCTAtactaaaatactttttttataattagttGAATAATAACTTCAAACCAATCTCAAAGTCAACGTGTgaataaataactttaaatatatatatatttgtcaaatacaataaaaaaaacaattactaaaataaattttctttaaattcgatttttttttgaatggGAGATGAATTAATATAAACTCAGAATTAATACACACATGGTTGAAATATGTTATAAATCTAtgtattatttgtaaatttaaaatttaattcatgtattgttatttttaggaatttttttcTCTACGCTTTAGATTCCAAATGCAGGTCTAATTGTTAActtcttttaaagtttttttgttacatttgtgagtgtgacattttaaattaagaaaaatactcacttgatagtcatgtaactaaaaaaatgacgttatgataaacttgaatttaataaaaaaattaacaatcttAATAATTGGACTTATATttttaaagactaaattccttaaaataaaagtaaagagatTAATGTACAAAGAATACTAacacattttaacttttaaaatctcTATATTCCTATAATaagttacaaaaaaaaattataaaacttgaCATAAACACGATAACaattattttgtaaattgaattttagtaaaaaatgttaaaaattatattataaatataatattgctataaataaaaattaatatatatacgaAATATTTTCTTccctttctctttctttcattccccttcccttcccttcccttcccttctcttttctttaccctttttctctttctttcctccccttCCTCGgcttaatgaaaataaaaataaataaataaaagcttaaggctttaaaaaattatcaaattttttcaaaaattaaataaggGTAAACTTTAAAAATAGACATTTTTATTTGTCTCAAATTACATTtaagtcacttatgtttaaaatgttctGTTTTAGTCAGatatgttatcgttttgttacgaagttgTCACTCTACTGTTATGTTTCGTTACCTCCATAATCGGTAGTCCTACATGGCAGTTcaaataggttttaaatgccaacttagatgTTCTACAtagcagtccaaattaaatttatttaagtaaaaacctattttcatcccaaaacatccaagttggcatttaaaactcatttgaacTGCTACGTAGGACTACCATTAGTGAGATAATGGAATTTAACTGTAGAGTAATCGttttgtaacaaaacgataatgtaattgactaaaatgtaatatttcaaacataagtgactaaaatataatctgagacaaacaaaaatgactatttttatagtttacctaaaaaataattaaacttattctttttttttcagtcAATTGAGTATTTGAAttcttaaattcatcaaaaaaagtTCTTTAACTACTAACTTTAACGGTCAACCGTTAAAATTAACGaccctgttttttttttcttttttcaattatcTTTACCACATATCATGTTGTGACAAAtggtaaaaaataattaaaaattattaaaatcaataaaatagagaaatataaaaaaatattaaatagagaaatgtatataaaaaattgttaaaaaatattaaaaaaattaagaatttaaaaaatatatataatatttataatatttaatatctgCCAGAGGGACTGTTGAGTCACCTCCATTTTCAGCATAACGGTATACCTAGCAGCTCTATTTTGCCATGACAACAACGATACAACATTATCAAATCCCTAGCTTCTGCCATTCTTTATCTTCATGAGGAATGGGATGAACAAGTCATCCATAGGAACATTACCTCTTCGGCATGACAGGGAAAAGTAGGGGCAGATAGTGATCAGACTTGATGGGAATGACAAAAGCTTCAGGGAAGGAGGGTAGGGAAGAATGGAAAGAGAAATGCTTCTTCTTTGTCACATGTTAGAAGAATCCGTGCTATGGTATTACATTGAAACTCATACGAATATCATACAGGAGGAGAGGCAAGTTCTAGCATTTGTTTTCAACAACAATTTTcgtttataattattaaatttataaaaaaattctatatttttttcaataagtAATTTTGTATAAAACGGATAACCtatttttataacaattttattttttttctgaattgaAATTTTTATCCACAAATACTTGGACACACTTCAAACTTTGTATGTATTGGATGCACTTGAAATGACATCAGTACCCTACAAAACTTAATACCTATCTAGAAAAGTTGACTTTTTCAGGGTATCATTGATGGGTTTTCTTATTTCCGTGgtttattaaaatggttatacAAAGAAATGAAACAATTAGAATAAGCTATAGCTTTAatttaaattaccaaaataaatttccaaaattttactttaaatcaTAAACAAATTTAAGAAGAAGACATGAgcatataaaatttttcaataccaaacaaacaaatattttataatgaCCTTAATCCTCATGTACATCAACAAAACCAAGAGAGAgctaaaaaagtaaataaataaataacgttAAAACATGccaattaaattgaaaaagaaaaagactaaaataaACAACAACAAAGTCCACTCCAATCATTCACCTAATCTAAATCTGATTTTTTACAAAACATTCAATAAACCTTGCAGCTTCCGTGCTTAAGCGTCGGTAAACGGACTCTCGACCTCTTCATCGTTGCGGCAAAATTTATCTTGTCTAAGAACGTCCATACTTGTTTCATCTGGTCCAGCAGGTAAATTCAAGTCGAAGTCACGTTGACTCTGGCTCCAGGATTTAACACCATCGTTACCGCTGTTATTATTGTTGCTGCCAGCTTCGTAGTGGCATCTTTTATGTCCTCCCAAGGCTTGTCCTGAAGAAAACGTCTTGTAACAGATGGAACACGTGTGTGTCTTGCCACCTTGGTTGCTGATCATGGCATGTGAATTTGTAGCCGTCGTGGATGCGGTGAATTTATCTTCAGCAGCAGCGGTGGTTGTGGAGTCTTCATCAGCTCCAACAAATTTCCTGTGACTGGACTTGTGTCCCCCTAAAGATTGATAAGTTGGAAACGATTTGTTACAAACTTCACACTTGTAGTTATGATTGAGGGAGTTTTTGGCGGCAGCTGAGCCTGAGGGGTTGTTCCTGGTGGTTCCCTTAGCCAGCATGAGAAGGCAAAGAGCTAAGTATTCTTCTTCCGTTGGCGGGTTTTCAGTTCTGGgtctttttgttcttttcctCCTTGTCCATGGCTCAACACAGTGGTAGTCAACTGTATCATCATGGTGGAGCAGTGGAGGGGCTGAAGTTGGAGAATTCAACGTTTCAAGAGCCATTCAAGAGAGGTT
It encodes the following:
- the LOC107925819 gene encoding zinc finger protein AZF1, translating into MALETLNSPTSAPPLLHHDDTVDYHCVEPWTRRKRTKRPRTENPPTEEEYLALCLLMLAKGTTRNNPSGSAAAKNSLNHNYKCEVCNKSFPTYQSLGGHKSSHRKFVGADEDSTTTAAAEDKFTASTTATNSHAMISNQGGKTHTCSICYKTFSSGQALGGHKRCHYEAGSNNNNSGNDGVKSWSQSQRDFDLNLPAGPDETSMDVLRQDKFCRNDEEVESPFTDA